In one window of Microbacterium natoriense DNA:
- a CDS encoding Ig-like domain-containing protein: MKVFSRMRARPKTLASAAGVVAGVVAITTLAFSYQGNPTTKVDLNDGGVWITKTSSLLVGHFNYESALLDGGLRNGTDSFDILQDAANVVVVDTDAATATVVDPAHVTLADSTAIPGSAKVALGNQTAAVLDRKSGDLWVVPIKGLSSFEIKAADPTAELGADADVTVAKDGTVFGLSSARGEVVTVPVDNEGEGLEPSTSSIGEIDDSETASITAVGSTPVVLDSAAGVVLAPGGIRTEIPDADGAVLQQPSAQTGSVSVATASSLLSIPLDGREPTTTDVGGTGAPAAPVWLRGCAYGAWAGSATFVRECEGDTNDVNQQIPDAEGSKRLVFRVNRDVIVLNDTVGGAAWLPNQSLQRVDNWDDIVPPEGESENQEDTTEETVETTLPERSEQNTVPVAEDDDFGVRPGRTTMLPVLDNDTDADGDVLVAALAQSQPALGDVQPVNNGGALQIAVDEDTTGGGSFEYDIDDGRGGKASATVQLSVHGWDVNGAPGQQRTTALAVEEGGAVSYNVLPDWLDPDGDDMYLQDVIAAPGDEVDFTTDGQVTYRAVASLQGRKDIQIVVSDGLGETTTGTLRLDVRPAGSTLPKTNADHVVTRVGETIAVAPLVNDTSSGREPLRLVRVDEVAGATIVSDFQNDSFTFRSDAAGVYYAQYLVSAGPNAVPGLVRVDVMPPSETALPPIAVRDVALLPSGGEVLVGVLGNDTEPSGGILVVQSVTVPPHSGISVSVLNHETLRIGDQGALDEQVRISYRISNGTQTAEGDVIVIPIPRPAQLMPPVANDDEVVVRAGDVVTIPVLDNDTHPNGDVLHVDPELVEPLVDPKDGEAFVSQDFVRFRASDTPGTVYVTYQAVDSAGQKDAGYITIQVRAIDEEANSAPKPRDLTVRALSGSTVRIAVPLDGIDADGDSVELIGQESAPGKGQVAEVGSNYLVYEAFEDATGVDSFTYRVRDRLGKEGVATIRVGIAPGDAANQAPYAVKDTVVVRPGRTIAVPVLANDSDPEGDAISLVKKGLEIAPDAGVEASVSGDRVVVKAPNTSMDTSIQYTIRDARGATATAVLQITVDEDVPLKVPTARDDRVVAADAKESLRVDVDVLKNDEDPDGTVDALDLSVESGGVVQDDRSIRVTVGAERQLIRYTITDQDDQAASAFLFVPALSELRPTPTSTKPVVVKSGETIELPLSKYVTVAGGGDVVITEAAKVSAVNADGAPLIKDQSTLVYTSKPGYFGKDALTFEVTDGTGPDDPEGRKATITIPITVLPPENQQPVFVNGQVEVAPGEPATTLDLAALTTDPDPEDADNISFTVSGQPSGGVKARIDGTKLLVEADSSTPKGTSATVQLRIDDGTTEPVEGSVAVLVAASTRSLPTANTDTVPEADQGKSITVPVLDNDVNPFPETPLKVVSAVSETGSGAVSFTASEVKITPDASFVGTMVVRYRIQDATKDADREVDGRIVVTVQGVPEAPGTPTVSSVQDRTVVLSWSPPANNGAEITSYTVTSVAGNYTKKCTSTTCTLDGLTNNVEYVFQVVATNRVGDGKPSATSAVARPDARPDTPQPPKLVFGDKSLKVSWVTPTTPGSPVESYTLEISPAPPSGIAQKTGVTGNSLTWDGLENGANYQVRVQAVNRAPEPSSWSGWSAAEIPAGVPGTVAAPAAHSAPSVGNQAQMTVTWGAAPQNGDAIAEYQLIVMRGGSVVNRVTGIPGTQLSQTVTVATSTADYTYAVLARNKAGWSAQSPASAPQRAFGSPGAPTITGAQEHDGYVTVTYSVADTNGANAASGEVRYEYSLNGAAWSRSWDGTRINAANGASYTVRVRAYSVVNGQESQPGASSASSAPLRPYGPVRNPGVSAANQGTSVKVAWSPPNPNGRNIVQVLVSLDNGGWQDLGLSGSRNLGNGYSETHSIQVKAKDEAGQWSNVVSASAVTDSKPVPEAWVTRGEAKTNGCTSVNGGPCYNLKLNTKNFAGGSYRVECTADGKVFSTNAGFPVDIPSNGSVIIDCWNGYVTRKGVNIIGGNPSSAQEGNF, from the coding sequence ATGAAGGTCTTTTCGCGAATGCGCGCGCGGCCGAAGACGCTGGCGTCGGCGGCGGGCGTCGTCGCAGGCGTCGTCGCGATCACCACGTTGGCCTTCTCCTACCAGGGCAATCCCACCACCAAGGTCGACCTGAACGACGGCGGCGTGTGGATCACCAAGACCTCGAGCCTGCTCGTCGGGCATTTCAACTACGAGTCCGCACTTCTCGACGGCGGGCTGCGCAACGGCACCGACAGCTTCGACATCCTTCAGGATGCCGCGAACGTCGTCGTCGTCGACACCGACGCCGCCACCGCGACGGTCGTCGACCCCGCGCACGTCACACTGGCGGATTCGACCGCGATCCCCGGCTCGGCGAAGGTCGCGCTCGGGAATCAGACCGCTGCCGTCCTGGACCGCAAATCCGGCGATCTGTGGGTCGTGCCGATCAAGGGGCTCTCGTCGTTCGAGATCAAGGCCGCCGATCCCACTGCTGAACTCGGCGCGGACGCCGACGTCACGGTGGCGAAGGACGGCACCGTGTTCGGGCTCTCCTCGGCGCGCGGCGAGGTCGTCACGGTTCCCGTCGACAACGAAGGCGAGGGGCTGGAGCCCTCCACGTCCTCCATCGGAGAGATCGACGATTCCGAGACGGCGTCGATCACCGCGGTCGGCAGCACTCCCGTGGTGCTGGATTCCGCGGCGGGGGTCGTCCTCGCCCCCGGCGGCATCCGCACCGAGATCCCCGACGCCGATGGCGCGGTGCTGCAGCAGCCGTCGGCGCAGACGGGCTCGGTGTCCGTGGCCACGGCATCCTCGCTTCTGAGCATCCCGCTCGACGGCCGCGAGCCGACGACGACGGATGTCGGCGGCACGGGGGCGCCGGCGGCGCCGGTGTGGCTCCGCGGCTGCGCCTACGGCGCCTGGGCCGGATCGGCGACCTTCGTGCGGGAGTGCGAGGGCGACACGAACGACGTGAACCAGCAGATCCCGGATGCCGAGGGCTCGAAGCGCCTGGTCTTCCGTGTGAACCGGGACGTGATCGTGCTGAACGACACCGTCGGCGGAGCGGCATGGCTGCCCAACCAGAGTCTGCAGCGGGTCGACAACTGGGACGACATCGTCCCTCCTGAGGGCGAGTCGGAGAACCAGGAGGACACCACCGAGGAGACGGTGGAGACCACACTCCCCGAGCGCAGTGAGCAGAACACGGTCCCCGTCGCTGAGGACGACGACTTCGGCGTCCGTCCTGGACGCACGACGATGCTCCCGGTGCTCGACAACGACACCGACGCCGACGGCGACGTGCTCGTCGCCGCGCTCGCGCAGAGCCAGCCCGCGCTCGGCGACGTGCAGCCCGTGAACAACGGCGGCGCCCTGCAGATCGCGGTCGACGAAGACACCACGGGCGGCGGATCGTTCGAGTACGACATCGACGACGGGCGAGGAGGCAAAGCGTCGGCGACGGTGCAGCTCTCGGTGCACGGGTGGGATGTCAACGGCGCGCCCGGGCAGCAGCGCACGACCGCGCTCGCCGTCGAAGAAGGGGGCGCCGTCTCGTACAACGTGCTGCCCGACTGGCTCGACCCCGACGGCGACGACATGTATCTGCAGGACGTGATCGCCGCCCCGGGAGACGAGGTCGACTTCACGACCGACGGCCAGGTCACCTATCGCGCGGTCGCCAGCCTGCAGGGGCGCAAGGATATCCAGATCGTGGTGTCCGACGGACTCGGCGAGACCACCACGGGCACGCTGCGGCTCGACGTCCGACCGGCGGGGTCCACGCTCCCGAAGACGAACGCCGATCACGTCGTGACCCGCGTCGGTGAGACCATCGCCGTCGCGCCCCTTGTCAACGACACGAGCTCAGGGCGAGAGCCGCTGCGTCTCGTCAGGGTCGACGAGGTGGCGGGAGCGACCATCGTTTCCGACTTCCAGAACGATTCCTTCACGTTCCGCTCGGATGCCGCAGGCGTCTACTACGCCCAGTACCTCGTCAGCGCGGGTCCCAACGCGGTGCCGGGTCTGGTCAGAGTCGATGTGATGCCGCCCTCCGAGACCGCGCTGCCGCCGATCGCGGTGCGCGACGTCGCGCTGCTGCCGTCGGGCGGCGAGGTCCTCGTCGGCGTGCTCGGCAACGACACGGAGCCCTCGGGCGGCATCCTCGTGGTCCAGTCGGTCACGGTGCCGCCGCACAGCGGCATCTCGGTCTCCGTGCTGAATCACGAGACTCTGCGCATCGGCGACCAGGGTGCCCTCGATGAGCAGGTGCGCATCAGCTACCGCATCTCCAACGGCACGCAGACCGCCGAGGGAGACGTGATCGTGATCCCGATCCCTCGGCCGGCGCAGCTGATGCCGCCCGTCGCCAACGACGATGAGGTCGTGGTCCGCGCCGGCGACGTGGTCACGATTCCGGTGCTCGACAACGACACGCATCCCAACGGCGATGTGCTCCACGTCGATCCCGAACTGGTCGAGCCGCTGGTCGATCCGAAGGACGGCGAAGCCTTCGTCTCGCAGGACTTCGTGCGGTTCCGTGCGTCCGACACACCCGGAACCGTCTACGTGACCTATCAGGCGGTGGACTCGGCGGGCCAGAAGGATGCCGGATACATCACGATCCAGGTCCGCGCGATCGACGAGGAGGCGAACTCCGCCCCGAAGCCGAGGGACCTCACCGTGCGCGCGCTCAGCGGGTCGACCGTGCGCATCGCGGTTCCGCTCGACGGCATCGACGCGGACGGTGACTCCGTGGAGCTCATCGGTCAGGAGAGCGCACCGGGGAAGGGCCAGGTCGCCGAGGTGGGCAGCAACTACCTCGTGTACGAGGCCTTCGAGGATGCGACCGGAGTCGATTCGTTCACCTATCGCGTGCGCGATCGCCTCGGCAAGGAAGGCGTGGCGACGATCAGGGTCGGCATCGCGCCGGGAGACGCGGCGAACCAGGCGCCCTACGCGGTCAAGGACACGGTGGTCGTGCGGCCGGGCCGGACGATCGCCGTTCCCGTGCTCGCGAACGACTCCGACCCCGAAGGCGATGCGATCTCGCTGGTCAAGAAGGGGCTGGAGATCGCTCCCGATGCCGGTGTCGAGGCCAGCGTGTCGGGCGACCGTGTCGTGGTGAAGGCGCCGAACACGTCGATGGACACGTCGATCCAGTACACGATCCGCGATGCCAGGGGAGCCACGGCGACGGCCGTGCTGCAGATCACCGTCGACGAGGACGTGCCGCTGAAGGTGCCGACGGCGCGCGACGATCGCGTGGTCGCGGCCGACGCGAAGGAGAGCCTGCGCGTCGACGTCGATGTGCTCAAGAACGACGAGGACCCGGACGGCACCGTCGACGCGCTCGATCTGTCGGTCGAATCCGGCGGCGTCGTGCAGGACGACCGCTCCATCAGGGTGACCGTCGGCGCGGAGCGTCAGCTCATCCGCTACACGATCACCGATCAGGACGACCAGGCGGCTTCCGCCTTCCTCTTCGTCCCGGCGCTGAGCGAACTGCGCCCGACGCCGACGTCCACGAAGCCGGTCGTGGTCAAGAGCGGCGAGACGATCGAGCTTCCGCTGTCGAAGTACGTCACGGTCGCCGGCGGTGGCGACGTCGTGATCACCGAGGCGGCGAAGGTGAGCGCGGTGAACGCCGACGGAGCGCCGCTCATCAAGGACCAGTCGACCCTCGTCTACACGTCGAAGCCGGGGTACTTCGGCAAGGACGCGCTGACATTCGAGGTCACCGACGGCACCGGTCCGGACGATCCCGAGGGTCGGAAGGCGACCATCACGATCCCCATCACGGTGCTGCCGCCGGAGAACCAGCAGCCGGTGTTCGTGAACGGCCAGGTCGAGGTGGCCCCCGGAGAGCCGGCCACGACTCTGGATCTCGCCGCCCTCACGACCGACCCCGATCCCGAGGACGCGGACAACATCAGCTTCACCGTCAGCGGTCAGCCGAGCGGCGGCGTGAAGGCGCGCATCGACGGCACGAAGCTGCTCGTCGAAGCCGATTCGAGCACGCCCAAGGGGACGAGCGCGACCGTGCAGCTGCGCATCGACGACGGAACGACCGAGCCTGTCGAGGGCTCGGTGGCGGTGCTGGTCGCCGCGTCCACCAGATCGCTGCCGACGGCGAACACCGACACCGTCCCCGAAGCCGATCAGGGCAAGTCCATCACGGTGCCCGTGCTCGACAACGACGTGAATCCGTTCCCCGAGACACCGCTGAAGGTCGTCTCCGCCGTGTCCGAGACGGGATCGGGCGCGGTGTCGTTCACCGCGAGCGAGGTGAAGATCACACCCGATGCCAGCTTCGTCGGGACCATGGTGGTGCGCTACCGCATCCAGGATGCGACGAAGGATGCCGACCGCGAGGTCGACGGTCGCATCGTCGTGACGGTGCAGGGTGTGCCGGAGGCGCCCGGCACCCCGACGGTGTCGAGCGTGCAGGACCGCACCGTGGTGCTCTCCTGGTCGCCGCCGGCGAACAACGGCGCCGAGATCACCTCGTACACCGTGACCTCCGTCGCGGGCAACTACACGAAGAAGTGCACCTCGACGACGTGCACGCTCGACGGGCTCACGAACAACGTCGAGTACGTGTTCCAGGTCGTGGCGACCAACCGCGTCGGCGATGGCAAGCCCTCGGCGACCTCGGCTGTGGCCCGCCCCGATGCGCGCCCCGACACCCCGCAGCCGCCCAAGCTCGTGTTCGGCGACAAGAGCCTCAAGGTCTCCTGGGTGACGCCGACCACGCCTGGTTCGCCGGTGGAGTCGTACACGCTCGAAATCTCGCCGGCCCCGCCATCGGGAATCGCTCAGAAGACCGGCGTGACCGGCAACTCGCTCACCTGGGACGGACTGGAGAACGGCGCGAACTACCAGGTTCGCGTGCAGGCCGTCAACCGAGCGCCTGAGCCGTCCAGCTGGAGCGGGTGGTCGGCCGCAGAGATCCCGGCCGGAGTTCCGGGCACAGTGGCCGCGCCCGCGGCGCACAGCGCGCCGTCGGTCGGCAACCAGGCGCAGATGACCGTGACCTGGGGCGCCGCGCCTCAGAACGGCGACGCGATCGCGGAGTACCAGCTCATCGTGATGCGCGGCGGAAGCGTCGTGAACCGCGTCACCGGCATCCCCGGAACCCAGCTCAGCCAGACCGTGACCGTGGCGACGTCGACGGCCGACTACACATACGCCGTGCTCGCCCGCAACAAAGCCGGCTGGAGCGCGCAGAGTCCCGCGTCGGCACCGCAGCGCGCGTTCGGCAGCCCGGGTGCGCCGACCATCACCGGGGCGCAGGAGCACGACGGCTACGTCACCGTGACATACAGCGTCGCAGACACCAACGGGGCGAACGCGGCAAGCGGAGAAGTGCGTTACGAATACTCCCTCAACGGCGCCGCGTGGAGCCGCAGTTGGGACGGGACGCGCATCAATGCGGCCAACGGCGCCAGTTACACGGTCCGGGTCAGGGCCTACTCGGTCGTGAACGGACAGGAATCGCAACCGGGGGCGTCGTCCGCGTCCTCGGCCCCGCTTCGGCCGTACGGGCCGGTGCGGAACCCGGGTGTCTCGGCCGCGAACCAGGGCACGTCGGTCAAGGTCGCCTGGTCCCCGCCGAACCCGAACGGCCGAAACATCGTGCAGGTGCTGGTCAGCCTCGACAACGGCGGCTGGCAGGACCTCGGTCTGAGCGGCAGCCGCAACCTCGGCAACGGGTACAGCGAGACGCACAGCATCCAGGTCAAGGCCAAGGACGAGGCCGGCCAGTGGTCGAACGTGGTGTCCGCATCGGCGGTGACCGACTCGAAGCCGGTACCCGAGGCGTGGGTCACCAGAGGTGAAGCGAAGACGAACGGCTGCACCAGCGTGAACGGCGGACCCTGCTACAACCTCAAGCTGAACACCAAGAACTTCGCGGGCGGCTCGTACCGCGTCGAGTGCACCGCCGACGGGAAGGTCTTCTCGACCAACGCGGGGTTCCCCGTCGACATCCCCTCGAACGGATCGGTGATCATCGACTGCTGGAACGGCTACGTCACCCGGAAGGGCGTGAACATCATCGGCGGCAACCCGTCGAGCGCGCAGGAGGGCAACTTCTAG
- a CDS encoding Ig-like domain-containing protein codes for MRVLSWMRARPKVLASTAGVAIAAVAITTMAITYQGNPTTKVDLNDGGVWITKTSSVLVGHFNHESTLLDGGLRTTGENYDILQDKSNILLVDRGSSSVTAIDAARVALGDNSRIPASAKVALGDKTAAILDQKSGKLWVVPVKGIAAFEIESAKPAADLGAGADATVASDGTVFGLSAERGEVVTIPVDREGQELASSTASLGDIDDSVAPKITAVGRVPVVLDAAAGVVTTPGGFRTKIADAADAVLQRASAASGEVVLATADALVSVPLDGSEPTTTKAGGAGIPAEPVSLRGCTYGAWAGSARFVRECAGSEDDVSARISGAEASTSLTFRVNRDVIVLNDAVGGEAWLANESLQQVDNWNDITPPEGETENEEDSTQETVETTLPDRKAENTPPDAGDDAFGVRPGATALLPVLDNDNDPDGDVLVAELIEQQPSIGTVQSIQNGGSLQIAVDAKASGTASFTYEVNDGRGGKDTAVVTLAVHDGDVNAAPTAKRKTSLTVESGGTISYNILPDYIDPDGDDIYLQNVEPAPGDEVDFTTDGQITYKATASLQGRKDVQVTIADALGEVYTGSISLDVRPQGSTAPKTNADHVVTRVGEQVTVSPLANDTSSGRERLRLGRADEVAGATVLPDFTNDTFTFESDVPNTYYVQYLATAGPENGEGLVRVDVLDAAASELPPVAVRDVALLPTGGDVLVGVLANDIDPSGGVLVIQSVSIEDRTGVSVSVLNHETLRITDQGALKDQVRISYTISNGTGSADGEVVVIPIPAPDKILQPVANPDIVYVRADDVVTIPVLDNDTHPSGDALHVAPELIEPFVDPVDGEAFVSQDTVRFKAGSEAKTVYLTYEAVDSRQQKAAGYVTVQILPVDAETNAAPSPKDITRASAERHRDRHRGAARRHRRRRRLRRASEHLIEPDEGAHHRHRRQLLHL; via the coding sequence ATGAGGGTGCTGTCGTGGATGCGCGCGCGTCCGAAGGTGCTGGCGTCGACGGCCGGAGTCGCCATCGCGGCCGTCGCCATCACCACGATGGCGATCACGTACCAGGGCAACCCCACCACCAAGGTCGATCTGAACGACGGCGGCGTCTGGATCACGAAGACCTCGAGCGTGCTCGTGGGGCACTTCAATCACGAGTCGACCCTGCTCGACGGAGGTCTTCGGACCACCGGCGAGAACTACGACATCCTGCAGGACAAGAGCAACATCCTGCTCGTCGACCGCGGCTCGTCCTCGGTCACGGCAATCGACGCCGCACGTGTCGCGCTCGGTGACAACAGCCGCATCCCTGCGTCGGCGAAGGTCGCGCTCGGCGACAAGACGGCCGCGATCCTCGATCAGAAGTCGGGAAAGCTCTGGGTCGTGCCCGTGAAGGGCATCGCGGCCTTCGAGATCGAATCCGCGAAACCCGCCGCTGACCTCGGCGCCGGGGCCGATGCGACCGTCGCCTCCGACGGCACCGTGTTCGGCCTGTCCGCGGAGCGTGGCGAGGTCGTCACCATCCCGGTCGACCGCGAGGGCCAGGAGCTCGCGTCCTCGACGGCCTCCCTCGGCGACATCGACGACTCCGTCGCCCCGAAGATCACGGCCGTCGGGCGAGTGCCCGTCGTCCTCGACGCGGCAGCAGGAGTGGTCACCACCCCCGGCGGGTTCCGGACGAAGATCGCGGATGCTGCGGACGCGGTGCTGCAGCGGGCGTCCGCAGCATCCGGCGAGGTCGTGCTGGCCACCGCCGACGCACTGGTGAGCGTGCCGCTCGACGGCAGCGAGCCGACCACGACCAAAGCAGGGGGCGCCGGCATCCCCGCCGAACCTGTCTCATTGCGCGGCTGCACGTACGGCGCCTGGGCGGGGTCCGCCCGTTTCGTGCGCGAATGCGCCGGATCCGAGGACGACGTCTCCGCCCGGATCAGCGGAGCCGAGGCATCGACCTCGCTCACCTTCCGCGTCAACCGCGACGTCATCGTGCTGAACGACGCGGTGGGAGGCGAAGCGTGGCTCGCGAACGAGAGCCTGCAGCAGGTCGACAACTGGAACGACATCACTCCGCCCGAGGGTGAGACCGAGAACGAAGAGGACTCCACCCAGGAGACGGTGGAGACGACGCTCCCCGATCGCAAGGCGGAGAACACCCCTCCGGACGCGGGAGACGACGCCTTCGGCGTGCGCCCAGGGGCGACCGCGCTGCTGCCGGTCCTCGACAACGACAACGACCCGGACGGCGACGTTCTGGTCGCCGAGCTGATCGAGCAGCAGCCCTCCATCGGAACCGTGCAGTCGATCCAGAACGGCGGCTCGCTGCAGATCGCCGTCGACGCCAAGGCGTCGGGCACGGCGTCGTTCACATACGAGGTGAACGATGGCCGCGGCGGCAAGGACACGGCCGTGGTCACCCTCGCGGTGCACGACGGCGATGTGAACGCGGCGCCGACGGCCAAACGCAAGACCAGCCTGACGGTCGAGAGCGGCGGCACGATCTCCTACAACATCCTCCCCGACTACATCGACCCCGACGGCGACGACATCTATCTCCAGAACGTCGAGCCGGCGCCGGGCGACGAGGTCGACTTCACCACCGACGGTCAGATCACCTACAAGGCGACGGCGAGCCTGCAGGGACGCAAGGACGTTCAGGTCACGATCGCGGACGCGCTGGGGGAGGTCTACACGGGTTCGATCTCGCTCGATGTGCGTCCGCAGGGGTCGACCGCGCCGAAGACGAACGCCGACCACGTCGTGACCCGCGTCGGCGAGCAGGTCACGGTCTCCCCGCTGGCCAACGACACCAGCTCCGGTCGCGAGCGCCTGCGGCTCGGGCGTGCCGACGAAGTCGCCGGCGCCACGGTTCTGCCCGACTTCACGAACGACACCTTCACCTTCGAGTCCGACGTCCCGAACACGTACTACGTTCAGTACCTCGCCACGGCCGGACCCGAGAACGGCGAGGGACTGGTCCGCGTCGACGTGCTCGACGCGGCCGCGAGCGAGCTGCCGCCCGTCGCCGTGCGCGACGTCGCCCTGCTCCCCACCGGCGGAGACGTCCTCGTCGGCGTGCTGGCCAACGACATCGATCCCTCGGGCGGCGTCCTGGTCATCCAGTCCGTGTCGATCGAAGACCGCACCGGCGTCTCGGTTTCCGTGCTCAATCACGAGACGCTGCGGATCACCGATCAGGGTGCGCTCAAGGATCAGGTCCGCATCAGCTACACGATCTCGAACGGCACCGGTTCGGCCGACGGCGAGGTCGTCGTGATCCCGATCCCCGCCCCCGACAAGATCCTCCAGCCCGTCGCGAATCCCGACATCGTGTACGTGCGCGCCGACGACGTCGTGACCATCCCGGTGCTCGACAACGACACGCATCCGAGCGGCGATGCCCTGCACGTCGCGCCCGAGCTGATCGAGCCCTTCGTCGACCCCGTCGACGGCGAGGCGTTCGTGTCGCAGGACACGGTGCGGTTCAAGGCCGGCTCCGAGGCGAAGACGGTGTATCTCACGTACGAGGCCGTCGACTCCCGCCAGCAGAAGGCCGCGGGCTACGTGACCGTGCAGATCCTGCCGGTCGACGCCGAGACGAACGCTGCACCCAGCCCGAAGGACATCACCCGCGCGAGCGCTGAGCGGCACCGAGATCGACATCGCGGTGCCGCTCGACGGCATCGACGCCGACGGCGACTCCGTCGAGCTTCTGAACATCTCATCGAGCCCGACGAAGGGGCGCATCACCGCCACCGGCGCCAACTACTTCACCTATGA